In Jaculus jaculus isolate mJacJac1 chromosome 2, mJacJac1.mat.Y.cur, whole genome shotgun sequence, the genomic window GAGGATGAGGTTTTGAAGATCGTGCCAGTGTGGAAGCAAGCTCGCGCTGGCCAGCGGACCAGGTTCAAGGCTTTCGTCGCTGTTGTGGACTACAAAGATCATGTCTGCCTGGGTGTTCAGTGCTCCGGGGAGGTAGCCACTGCCATTCGAGGGCCCATCATCTTGGTCAAGCTCTCCATCGTGCCTGTCTGGAGAGGCTACTGGGGGAACAAGATGGGCAAGCCCCACACAGTCCCCTTTGAGGTGACAGGCCGCTGCGGCTCTGTGCTGGTGCACCTCGTCCCCGTCCCCAAGGGCACTGGCATTGTCTCTGTCACTGTGCCCAAGAAGCTGCTGCTTATGGCTGGTACTAATGACTGCTCCACTTCAGCCAGGGGCTGCACGGCCACCCTGGGCAACTTTGCTAAGGCCACCTTTGAGGCCATCTCTGCAACCTACAGTCATCTGACCCCCGACCTCAGGAAAGAGACTGTTCACCAGGACTCCCTATCAGGAATTCACTGACGACTTGTGAAAACCCACACCAGAGTCTCAGTGCAGGGGACCCAGGCTCCAGCTGTGGCTACCACACAGGGAttttacacagaaaaataaatagaaatggatTAAgccagttttaaaaaaagaaaaagaatagtgaAACGTCTATAAGTCTTCAAAACGGCCCCTAAGGGAATACGTCAAGTCTCTGTGGCTATACCAAAGATAAATCACAGATGGCTGtaaagaagagggaagaagggggaagTAAAGTGAGGCTCCTGCCAAGAAAACTATCATAAAGAAACTGTATTTGGTTTTGACACCTACCACTGGGTAAAAATGGAAAGTAAGATGGATAGGCTCACCATGACCAGGGTGCAGATCGTGCGTAATGCAGCACATGGACGTTCACGGGCTCACACAAGAACACATCCGTGTATTTTTCATGGGCTTTGAGAGCTGATCTCTAAAGTGTTCCCATGTGAGTGTCCCCTCGGCCCAACAAGTTCCTCAGAGTCCTTTGATTTTCTTTGCATCCAGAATGAATCTATCCATTGCAGCCATGCCTCTTAATTGACCAAATGAAGAGATGGAAAAGAGGCCAAGTTTCTGATTAAACTAATGTGCCAGAACGCTAAATTATGAAAGACCTCTTTCAAGCCTCAAAtggatcatatgatttttttctaggactaacattaaaaataacaataagaagTCAATACACAATAGGACTCATTCCACACACCAGAGAACTTTCTCACCATGCCGCCCCTCCCACCCACGCCCATCACTTCCTCTCCAGTGCCCACTTCTTTGAGTGACTCCATCTTTAGAAACTGCCAACCTACTTgaaagtggaaaacagcagaacCAGCTGGAATGAGGTGCCAGCACTGAGAGGAGGAAGTAGTTAAAAGGCTGCCATTGTTCCTTCGCAGCGTCCTTACCCTGGGGATATGAGCAAGCTACCTGGGGTGTGTGGAGGCTGGGGTGTGGAGGTTTTAGTTTTGAAAATCTACAGTGCTTCTCTGTAGACATCAATCCCCCATTTTGAAAAATCACACTCCCAGACCCCAAGAAGGGTTGAAGGAGTTCACTAGGAGAAgtcattgaaaaaagaaaatttgaccaTTACAACTATGAATTTCACATAGCTTTATGGTTTATGGCCTGACACAAACACCAAAATCATCTCATATCAATGGTTCATTTTTAGGGTGGCTGTCTGAGAGCACatctttcctgcaaagtctcacTGAAATGGCAGAAGAACAAAATCTAAAATGCGAAAGTATTTTTCAAGAGGTGTTCaacttaccttcttgttgctgggacaaaacacccgaccaccagatgggaggaaagaggtttactttggcttatagtctctttatggtggcaggagaaaaaaaatggtatagCAGAAGCTGAaagtcacctccttgccaacatcagggacataacagcagcaggagagagtgccagctaacactggctagctagtggctaataaataaacctcaaggttcacCCCCAGCAGCACACCACTTCCAATAAGTCTGTGcctcccaaatctccaacagctgagAAGCAAGCATTCATAACACATATGTCTATGCAGGACACTTCACTAATACCACCACAAAAGGTAATGTTTTTCccttttgaatgtttttaatgtatatatatatatatatatatatatatatatatatatatatatataacagagagagaggaggaaaaagaaagaatgggtgcgccaggacctccagccactgcaaatgaacttcagacgcatgcacccccttgtgcatctggctaatgtgggtactgggggatctaacctgggttctttggctgtgaaggcaaatgccttaactgctaaaccatccctcagGCCCtaatgtatattattttattgacaacttctatacttacagacaataaaccatgataattcccccctcacccactttccccttaacaacttcactctccatcatatcccctccctctctccattaatctctcttttattttgatgtcatcatcttttcctcctattacgagaGTCTTGTGATGATACTGCTAGGTACTGCGAAGTCAtgggtatcaaggccaatttctgtctggacaattgtattgtaaggagttgtacccttcctttggctcttacattctttctgccaccctttCTTCAATGGACTCCGAGCCTTGgggagtgtgatagagatgtttcagtgccagacactcctccatcacttcttttcagcactatgctgccttttgggtcatcacagtggcctccaccatctgaaaagagaggcttctctaaccaaaagtgagagtaatgttaatatatgaatgtgaacattaagtgcagtgcttttagggcagtttggtgagcataatatatgcatttagcctgacaagagcagactttatacccctaaggctcatgacctcccctgccataggcttttgattaggtttccagtatcaggcatgtattccctcccatatagtGGGCCTCCTGTCCTGTCCTCTCctgttagagagcagttggtttttcccagaacagacatgccactattgcacctgttcagtcatttggccagtgtggccaaacttgaggcttccagtgtccattgttttcactgccaatgacttctgcctcccatagggctgcaagcagtgcagcttttttcagctttcagttggctggtctacagggagaaggttttctgctcagcaccagcttgatttctcaatgtcttgCCACCCAAACATGtagcgtcttcagcaatagtcttgCATCTGCTTctcatgggaaatcaagggccttggcaatggccagtAATGTACTGGAGGCAACAGgggcctccctagccaacaactcactagtatcctatccccagcactgacaattttctagtaactatttatggcttctagatgtgccattatccaaaaaggtaggctttaatatgtcttattcagaatatcttgaattttgattgacttccccccccaacccttcttttacttaatctctttctctgacctcacttaggccattccactccctgctgttctcctacttacatatatatccCCTTAAGTTCTTCCCTCTTCTCCATCCcttttgggacaaaacacctttttctagcttattggcctctcctacctatttttggttccagctcacacagaaatttaaacatttagagctaggatccacatatgagagagaacatgggacatttggctttctgggcctgggttacctcacatagtgtAATCTGTTCCGTTTCCCTgcaaattaaatttttctttactgctgaatagaactccattatataaatgtgccacatctttattatccattcatctgttgaggtacatctaggctggttccatttcccagctattgtgaatagagcagcaataaacatggttgtacaaggatctctaagatagtgagaagagtacttaggatagatgcctaggagtgttatatctgtgtcatatggtaaatctacttttaccTGTCTCAAGAACTTCTATGctggagaaggaaaatacttagtagcagaggacagtaagttaaaaaggagataaaaagggaagagaaaggaagggaggagggtacttaataggttggtattgtatatatgtaagtacaatgattgagatggggaggtaatatgataaagaatggaatttcaaaggggaaagtgcagggggggaggtattaccatgggatattttttataattatggaaaatgttaataaaaattgtgaaaattaaaaaaaaataaataaatattttttaaaaaaataacttccacactgatttccataatggttgtaccagattacatttccaccaacagtgtagaagcgttcccctttttctgcatccttgcaaacatttattgtcatttgttctcttgatggtagccattctgacgggagtgagatggaatctcaaagtagttttagtttgcatttccctgatgactaagaatATAGAActcctttttagatgtttatatgctatctgtatttcttcttttgagaactctctatttatttccatagcccacgttttaattgggttgtttgatttcttattgttttgttttttgaattttttatatattctggatactaatcctctgtcagataaatagatgccaaagattttctcccatcaatAGGCTGTctctttattcagtgtcctttactgtacaaaagctgtgtgatttcatgaggtcccttcgttgattagtggttttatttcctgagcaactcattgcctatgccaaaatgttgaagggttcccctactttttcctgtagcaatttcagagtttcagtctgatattaaggtccctgatccatttggacttgatttttgtgcatggagaaagataaggatctattttcttttttaaatatttttaatttattttaatttatttatttgagagtgacagagagagagaaagaaacagagagagagaatgggtgtgcaagggcttccagccactgaaaatgaactccagacgcatgcacccccttgtgcatctggctaatgtgggttctggggaagcaagcctcaaactggggtccttaggcttcataggtaagcacttaaccgctaagccatctctccagcccaaggatctattttcatcttttacatatagatatccaatttttccagcaccatttgttgaagaggctgtcttttctcttattttggtttttttctttttcgttttttttcgaggtaagttttcactctagcccaggctgacctggaattcactagggagtctcagggtggcctcaaactcacggcgattctcctacctctgcctcccaagtgctaggattaaaggcgtgcgccaccacgcctggcaaggctgtcttttctctaatgaagtttttttggcatttttgtaaaaaGCAAATGGCTATAGCTGTTTGGATTAGCatctgggtcatctattctattccattgatctacatgtctgtctttgtggcagtaccatgctttttttcattactatggctttgaaatatagcttaaaattgggtacaGTGAtatcaccaaccttatttttgttgctcaaaattgttttggctattcaagctTTTGtatgctttcaaatgaattttaggattttttttctatttctgtgaagaatgtcaatggaattttaatggggattgcattaaatgtttagattgcttttgataagattgccattttcaccatattgattcttccaatccaaaaacgtgggatgtctttccattttctagtgtcttctgcaatttctcgcttgggtgttttaaagttttcagtatacacatccttcacttccttggttaggtttattccaaggtactttatttttttgaggctattgtgaatgggaaagattctAGGATTTCAGCCTCTGCTAGTTTGTTGTTGGTATATAGGAAAGTTattggtttctgtgtgtttattttgtatactgctacatttctaaaagtgtttatctgctcttacagtttgctggtagagtctttagggtactttctgtatagaatcatatcatctgcaaataatgataatttgatctctttcttttaaatttgtatcCCTCTCATtactgtctcttgccttattaatatagctaagacttccagtattatattaaataaaagtggggacagtaggcacccttgtcttgttcctgaatttagtggaaagcttcaagtttttccccatttagtattaggttggccataggtttgtcataaatagcctttattatgttgagatatgttccttctaaccccagtttctgtaggacttttaccatgaagcaaTGTTGGATTTTATCGAATgacttttctgaatctattgaaatgatcatatgatttttgtccttcaatccatttatatggtATTACATCTGTAGatatgtatatgttgaaccatccctgcatctctgggataatgcctacttggttggggtgagtgATCTTCCtagtatattcttgtattctgtttaccaatattttgttcagaatttttgcatctatgttcataagggagattggtctgtaattttcattttcttttttttttttttttttttttttttaggtagggtatcactctagcccaggctgacctggaattcactatgtagtttcagggtggccttgaactcacagtgatactcatacctctgactcccaagtgctgggattaaagatgtacaccatctatttaaatggatcactttgctgggtaaagtattcTTGGATgatagttgttgtctttcagatcttggaatatatcactccaagcccttctggcttttaaagtttgtgttgagtaatctgctgtgatcctgatgggcttgcctttataagtgacttgctttttctctctaattgctttcaatatattttctttggtatgtgtgtttggtagtttaattataatatgacaaggagaggttcttaccagattttgtctgtttggtattccaaaggcttcctgtatctgcattggcatctctttcccaatttgaggaaaattttttttatgcttttgttgaaaatgcctactatgttcTTGGTGTGAaatccttctccttctactattccctgaattcttatgttggaCCTTTGCATAGTGTCCctaataccttgaaattcccattcatgtcttcctattagcttgtttttctctttgttggactgtattagatctgccatgtGGTCTTCTAATTTAaatattctcttctctccttcatctattctactggtgggACTTTCTATttaacttactgtgtttttcattgctagcatTTCTGACTGGTTGttctgtattatttctatttccttattaatgTCTTGTATTaacctccttattttattaaattgatgtcctatgtcttctttgattcctttgatttcctctttgatttctttgagcatatttaaaatcattcttttgaaatctttcttaggcatttcctctaaatcagtcttcCTGGAGGCcatttctaatggatttataattttttggtggaattatattgtcttgatttttttgtgtttcttgtattataacgtagatattttttcatcttgggttaatttgatgcttgggttttctaattatctgcagtattcttagatgtgccaatcaatctgatgttatatatcttcagggtaggagcttaaggtgctaggtgtggctcttaaaagacTCTCCAAGGTAACcaaaaaagtgaccctaggtgttgggttttcctgctatgcaagtattctagtaggctgggcaAATTCTAAgatttaactgaacaatatacacattagACGAAAACCAGcatagaatatttatgcaagagtaggtattaagccaaacagatcctctaacaaagtcaaagtccctaaagATGTGTCTTACCCTACACCCTAATCCTGCCAACTAGGAAGCTGAGTTTTGGGGTCTGTAGaaggttccaaggtcagcttgtgactgcGTGAGACCTTGCcccaatgaacaacagaagaggagacaagggCACTATAATCAGGAAGCTACAAATGACAAGCCCagaatatagcttatttaagaatggtaaatcaGACCATCCATCACATTCAACACATGATTTACCCTGACatgaaaggtgcaattagcacttccaatgcatg contains:
- the LOC101601234 gene encoding 40S ribosomal protein S2-like, yielding MKIKSLQEIHLFSLPIRESEITDFLGASLEDEVLKIVPVWKQARAGQRTRFKAFVAVVDYKDHVCLGVQCSGEVATAIRGPIILVKLSIVPVWRGYWGNKMGKPHTVPFEVTGRCGSVLVHLVPVPKGTGIVSVTVPKKLLLMAGTNDCSTSARGCTATLGNFAKATFEAISATYSHLTPDLRKETVHQDSLSGIH